In Acinetobacter sp. C32I, one genomic interval encodes:
- the adeG gene encoding multidrug efflux RND transporter permease subunit AdeG: protein MNISKFFIDRPIFAGVLSVLILLAGLLSLFQLPISEYPEVVPPSVVVRAQYPGANPKVIAETVASPLEESINGVENMLYMQSQANSDGNLTITVNFKLGIDPDKAQQLVQNRVSQALPRLPEDVQRLGVTTLKSSPTLTMVVHLTSPDNRYDMTYLRNYAVLNVKDRLARLQGVGEVGLFGSGDYAMRVWLDPQKVAQRNLTATEIVNAIREQNIQVAAGTIGAAPNNSPLQLSVNAQGRLSTEQEFADIILKTAADGAVTRLGDVARVELAASQYGLRSLLDNKQAVAIPIFQAPGANALQVSDQVRSTMAELSKDFPASIKYDIVYDPTQFVRSSIKAVIHTLLEAIALVVVVVILFLQTWRASIIPLLAVPVSIIGTFALMLAFGYSINALSLFGMVLAIGIVVDDAIVVVENVERNIEAGLSPRDATYRAMREVSGPIIAIALTLVAVFVPLAFMTGLTGQFYKQFAMTIAISTVISAFNSLTLSPALAAMLLKGHDAKPDFLTRVMNRIFGRFFALFNRVFSRASDQYGRGVSRVISHKTSAMGVYAVLLGLTIGISYIVPGGFVPAQDKQYLISFAQLPNGASLDRTETVIRKMSDAALKQPGVESAVAFPGLSINGFTNSSSAGIVFVTLKPFAERKAADLSANAIAGALNQKYAAIQDAYIAVFPPPPVMGLGTMGGFKLQLEDRGALGYAELNNAAQSFMKAAQSAPELGPMFSSYQINVPQLNVDLDRVKAKQQGVAVTDVFNTMQIYLGSQYVNDFNRFGRVYQVRAQADAPFRANPEDILQLKTRNNAGQMVPLSSLVNVTQTYGPEMVVRYNGYTAADINGGPAPGYSSSQAEAAVERIAAETLPRGVKFEWTDLTYQKILAGNAGLWVFPISVLLVFLVLAAQYESLTLPLAVILIVPMGILAALTGVWLTGGDNNIFTQIGLMVLVGLACKNAILIVEFARELEMQGATAFNAAVEASRLRLRPILMTSIAFIMGVVPLVTSTGAGAEMRHAMGVAVFFGMIGVTFFGLFLTPAFYVLIRTLNSKHKLHSAAVHEAPLHSSHDH, encoded by the coding sequence ATGAATATTTCTAAATTCTTTATTGATCGTCCGATCTTTGCTGGGGTGCTGTCCGTCCTGATTCTACTGGCAGGCTTACTCTCCCTTTTCCAACTGCCTATTTCTGAATATCCAGAAGTAGTGCCACCCTCTGTGGTGGTGCGTGCCCAATATCCGGGTGCAAACCCTAAAGTGATTGCTGAAACGGTTGCTTCTCCGTTGGAGGAATCCATCAACGGCGTAGAGAACATGCTGTATATGCAGTCTCAAGCCAACAGCGATGGTAACCTGACCATTACCGTCAATTTCAAGCTTGGGATTGATCCCGATAAAGCCCAGCAACTGGTCCAGAATCGGGTTTCACAAGCCCTGCCACGTTTGCCTGAAGATGTACAACGTCTCGGTGTGACTACGCTGAAAAGCTCACCAACCTTAACCATGGTGGTGCATCTGACCTCACCGGATAATCGCTATGACATGACCTACTTGCGTAACTATGCAGTACTCAATGTCAAAGACCGTTTAGCACGCCTACAAGGTGTAGGTGAAGTGGGGCTATTTGGTTCAGGCGATTACGCTATGCGTGTATGGCTAGACCCACAAAAGGTAGCACAACGTAATCTCACTGCGACCGAAATCGTCAATGCCATCCGTGAGCAAAATATTCAAGTTGCCGCAGGAACCATCGGTGCAGCGCCAAACAATTCACCTTTACAGCTCTCGGTGAATGCACAAGGCCGTTTAAGTACCGAACAGGAATTTGCCGACATTATTTTAAAAACGGCTGCGGATGGTGCAGTAACTCGACTCGGTGATGTGGCCCGTGTTGAACTGGCCGCTTCGCAATATGGCTTGCGTTCATTACTGGACAATAAACAGGCGGTGGCGATTCCAATTTTCCAAGCACCGGGTGCCAATGCCTTACAGGTCTCTGATCAAGTGCGTAGCACCATGGCGGAACTGTCCAAAGATTTTCCAGCCTCGATTAAATACGATATCGTTTACGACCCGACTCAATTTGTACGTTCAAGTATCAAAGCGGTAATTCATACCCTGCTTGAAGCGATTGCACTGGTGGTTGTGGTGGTGATCCTGTTCTTACAAACATGGCGCGCTTCAATCATTCCATTACTGGCAGTGCCTGTTTCAATCATTGGTACTTTCGCCTTGATGCTAGCCTTTGGTTATTCCATCAATGCCTTGTCACTGTTCGGGATGGTGCTCGCCATCGGGATCGTGGTCGATGATGCCATCGTGGTGGTGGAGAATGTCGAGCGGAATATTGAAGCAGGACTCAGTCCAAGAGATGCCACCTACCGTGCCATGCGTGAAGTCAGTGGACCGATTATTGCCATCGCCTTGACCTTGGTTGCCGTGTTCGTCCCTCTCGCTTTTATGACCGGCTTAACAGGGCAATTCTATAAACAGTTTGCCATGACCATTGCCATCTCCACCGTGATTTCGGCCTTCAACTCCCTCACGTTATCACCTGCTTTGGCCGCCATGCTACTCAAAGGTCATGATGCCAAACCTGACTTCCTGACCCGCGTAATGAACCGTATTTTCGGACGCTTCTTTGCCCTGTTTAACCGCGTATTCTCACGCGCATCGGATCAATATGGTCGTGGCGTTAGTCGGGTGATTTCGCATAAAACCTCAGCGATGGGTGTCTATGCAGTACTACTCGGTCTGACCATTGGGATTTCTTATATCGTTCCGGGCGGTTTTGTGCCCGCACAAGATAAGCAATACCTGATCAGCTTTGCCCAATTACCGAATGGTGCCTCACTGGATCGAACCGAAACCGTGATTCGTAAAATGAGTGATGCCGCGCTGAAACAACCCGGCGTAGAAAGTGCGGTGGCCTTCCCTGGCTTATCCATTAATGGTTTTACCAACAGTTCCAGTGCAGGGATTGTGTTTGTCACCTTAAAACCATTTGCGGAACGTAAAGCGGCTGATCTTTCTGCCAATGCCATTGCAGGTGCTTTGAATCAGAAATACGCCGCGATTCAAGATGCTTATATTGCAGTATTCCCACCACCACCCGTAATGGGTCTCGGCACAATGGGCGGCTTTAAACTCCAGCTGGAAGATCGTGGTGCTTTGGGTTATGCCGAGTTAAACAACGCAGCGCAATCCTTTATGAAGGCAGCACAATCTGCACCTGAATTGGGGCCAATGTTCTCCAGTTATCAAATCAATGTACCTCAACTAAATGTTGATCTGGATCGGGTCAAAGCCAAGCAGCAAGGCGTTGCCGTGACCGATGTATTTAATACCATGCAGATTTATCTCGGTTCACAATACGTGAATGACTTTAACCGCTTTGGTCGTGTCTATCAGGTGCGTGCCCAAGCCGATGCGCCGTTCCGTGCCAACCCTGAAGATATTTTACAGCTTAAAACCCGTAACAATGCAGGACAAATGGTACCGCTGTCTTCTCTGGTCAATGTCACTCAAACCTATGGTCCAGAAATGGTGGTGCGTTATAACGGTTATACCGCAGCCGATATTAATGGTGGTCCTGCACCGGGTTATTCATCCAGCCAAGCTGAAGCTGCGGTTGAGCGCATTGCCGCTGAAACCTTGCCACGTGGGGTGAAATTTGAATGGACCGATCTGACCTATCAAAAAATCTTGGCAGGTAATGCCGGATTGTGGGTGTTCCCGATCAGTGTGCTGTTAGTGTTCTTGGTCTTGGCAGCACAATATGAAAGCCTGACCTTGCCATTGGCCGTGATTCTGATTGTGCCAATGGGTATCTTGGCGGCACTAACAGGGGTTTGGCTCACAGGCGGTGATAACAACATCTTTACCCAAATCGGCTTGATGGTACTGGTCGGGCTGGCCTGTAAGAATGCCATCTTGATCGTGGAATTTGCCCGAGAACTGGAGATGCAAGGCGCGACTGCATTCAATGCTGCGGTTGAAGCCAGTCGACTACGTTTGCGTCCGATCTTGATGACTTCAATCGCCTTCATTATGGGGGTGGTTCCACTGGTCACATCAACAGGTGCGGGTGCTGAAATGCGTCATGCCATGGGCGTTGCGGTGTTCTTTGGTATGATCGGCGTGACCTTCTTTGGTTTGTTCCTGACCCCTGCCTTCTATGTGTTGATTCGTACCCTGAACAGCAAACATAAACTGCATTCGGCAGCTGTGCATGAAGCACCACTGCACAGTTCACACGATCACTAA